In the Candidatus Obscuribacterales bacterium genome, TGAAAGATCAGCCCGGTTGTGTCGGATGGAACGAACACATCGCCTTCTGATGGTTTGAATCCTAACTCTTCCATTACCCTCTCCCATTAAAAAACCTGCAATCAGGCTACCCCGATGCAGGCTTGTTTGTCTAATAACTTATTGGTCTATTAATCCATTACGATATAACCACTTGAACACCGGCAGTTTATCGTATTTTCTGCACTGCCTACGGGGTCTCCTGGGTACATCAGCGCCTCGCCGTCAACTTGGAACGGCTCATCCTTTGGCACCGTTTGACCATCAGCCGCCCTGTGAGCATCCCTTGTGCGGCTTGAGTTATCGCTGATCCACTCTTTCATCATAGGCAAGCCAACCTCATCGGCAGACTTCAGCGCCCCGAAGTTGCCCGCGCTGTGTGTCTCTGTCCTGGCAATCACCGCAGCCCGCGCCCTACCTATAGCAGACGCCTTGCTATTAATGTTCTTAGCTATCTCAGCAACGCCGATGCCCGCCTGCCTGCCTGACTCTATCTGGGCCATGATCTGCGTAACAGTGGTGCGGCTGATGTCCTCGGCTATCTGCTCGCCGCCATAGGTCAATATATACTCTTGAACCATGCGCTCGAATAGGTCTTCGTGTGATGCCTTGGTGGTGATGGGAGTTGAACGGTTCTTGGCCTGCTCAAGTATGCGCCCGCCTAGTGCTTGAATAGAGGCAGACCACATCTGGCGCAGACGGGTATTTATTCTCCGGTT is a window encoding:
- a CDS encoding phage minor head protein is translated as MLDRISRQSERIIAIEIARTTVDIVKAWEVSGQANLPPEHNRRINTRLRQMWSASIQALGGRILEQAKNRSTPITTKASHEDLFERMVQEYILTYGGEQIAEDISRTTVTQIMAQIESGRQAGIGVAEIAKNINSKASAIGRARAAVIARTETHSAGNFGALKSADEVGLPMMKEWISDNSSRTRDAHRAADGQTVPKDEPFQVDGEALMYPGDPVGSAENTINCRCSSGYIVMD